The Tessaracoccus flavus genome includes the window CACCGTCGGCTGGGATCCCCGGGGGACCGGCGAGTCGACGCACGTCGTGTGCGGCTCGTTCGAGGAGACCGAGGCGTTCATGCGCCTGGACGCCAGCCCCGACGATCCGGGGGAGGACGAGGAGCTCCGGCAGGGCTCGGCCGAGTTCGCCCAGCAGTGCCGCGACGGCTCGGGGCCGCTGCTCGATCACATCACGACCGTCGATGTCGTGCGCGACCTCGACCTCATCCGGCACCTCCTCGGGGCCGAGAAGCTCAACTACGTGGGCGTGTCGTACGGCACCTACGTGGGCGCCATGTACGCGGAGTTGTTCCCGAACTCCACGGGCCGGCTGGTGCTCGACGCCGCCGTCGACATCACCGGCGACGACGAAGTGGCACAGTCCGAAGGCTTCGAGCTGGCGCTGAACAACTTCACGGCCTGGTGCGCCGACTCCGACCTCTGCTCGCTGGGCGACGACCAGGCTCAGATCAACGACGACATCGACGGCTTCCTCACTGGGCTGGACGACGACCCCCTCGACGTGGACGGACGCCCGCTCACGCAGACGCTCGCCGCCACCGGGATCGCCTTGTTCCTCTACGACACCGACGAGGCGTACCGCACGCTGGACCAGGTGCTGGCCGACGCGATGATCGGCAACGGAGCAGGGCTGCTCATGGCCGCGGACATCCTCAACGGACGATCGAACAACAGTTATGACACGATCGCCTACGCGTTCCCCGCGATGGCGTGCGTCGACGGCGTCGACGAGGGCCTCGACCGCGTCGAGGAGGACTGGCGCGAGACATTCGAGAAGGCGCCGATCATGGCGCCGAACATGGGGCTGGGCTACACCTGCCAGACCTGGACCGCCGACTCGGCGCCCCAGCTCAAGCTGACGGCCGCAGGCGCGCCTCCCATCCTCGTCGTAGGCACGACGGGGGACTCTGCGACGCCCTACCGCCAGGCGGTGACCATGGCTGAGCAACTGGAATCGGGGACGTTGCTCACCTACGAGGGGGCCGGGCACGGCGCGGTCACCGGCGACAACAAGTGCGTCGCCGACGCCGTGGACGAGTATCTCTACGAAGGGACGCCCCCAGAGGACGGCGCAACCTGCCGGTAGGGGTCCGTTCCGGGCCGGTTTGGTATTGGAGCGGCCTGTGTCGGTATAGTTTCGTCCTGCTGCCGCCCTAGCTCAGTCGGTAGAGCGACGCTCTCGTAAAGCGTAGGTCACGGGTTCGATTCCCGTGGGCGGCTCGAAAGCCCCCGACACCGTCGGGGGCTTTGACATGCCCGGGACTTGTCGTGCGCTCCGGCGGAACTCGGCTTAGCCGACACCACCTCTGGGCCGAATATCGGGCCTTGTAGGCTGGAACCTGTCCCATTTATCGCGGGACAAATTGTCGTCGGAGGAGGAGCCTCGTGTTGGATTGCGCCATCATCGGAGCCGGTTTGGCCGGCCTCGTGGCTGCACAGCACCTCGCTGACCGGGGGTTGAAGGTCGTCGTGCTGGAGGCCCGCGATCGCGTGGGCGGCCGAGTCGAGAACAAGACCCTGTCCGACGGCTCCTACGTCGAACTGGGTGGTCAGTGGATCGGGCCGGGATTCGACGCGCTGCTGGAGATCATCGACGGCCTGGGGCTGGAGACGATCGGCCTGCCCGCCGCCGGAAACCTCGCCATCCGCCTCCGCGGCAAGTCGCTCAGCGTGCCGTCCTCGGAGGACGGACGCACCCTGACGCCCTTTGAGGTCTCCGATCTCGGCCAGGGCCTCCTGCGGCTCCGCCGGTTGGCGAAGAGGCTCCGCGACGATCCCGCCTGGCGCAAAGCCAACGATGCCTGGCTGGGCCAGGACCTCCGCCGCTGGGTGAGCACGAACCTCCGCACCGAGGGCGCTCAGCGCCGATTCGCTGAGGTGTACCAGGCTGCCTTCGGAGCCATGCCCAAGGGCGCCACTCTGCTCGGGGGCCTGCACCAGGTGAACTCCGGCCCCGATCTCGAGTCGATGCTGGCGAGCAACGGCGGCCTGCACCAGAAGCGTGTCGCCGGCGGGATGGCCGCAGTCGCGGACGCCCTGGCGGAGAAGTTGGGCGGCGTGGTTCGGCTCGGCAAGGAAGTCGTTCGCGTTGAGCACGACGACGCCTCGGCGCGCATCATCCTCGCCGACGGCGAGGTGATCGAAGCCAAGCAGGTCATCTCGACGCTACCCCCGCGCCTCGCCGTCGCGCTGCCGCACGAGCCGGCGCTTCCCGACTGGCGTGCTGAGGCCGCCGACAAGGTGTCGGCCGGCAACGTCATCAAGGCCTTCCTCATCTACGAGCGGCCGTTCTGGCGGGAGCTGGGACTGTCCGGCCAGTCGTCGGCCGACGAGGGCGCGGTGCGGGTGACGTTCGATACGACGGCGGGCGACTCCGAGCGGGGCCACCTGATGGGGTTCTTCGAGGGCGCCGACGCGGCGTCGCTGGCCCGCCGGTCGTCGACCCTGCGTGAGCGGGCCTTCGTGGACTCGGTGGTGCGGACGTTCGGCGAGGTGGCCCGGAACCCCGTGACCTACATCGAGCGTGACTGGGCGTCGGAGAAGTTCACGGGCGGCTGCCACGGAGCGCACTTCGCACCCGGAGTCTGGACCACCCAGGGGCCGGTTCTGGCCCGTCCCGAAGGCGTGCTGCACTGGGCTGGCGCGGAGTACGCGTCCCGCTTCAACGGATACCTGGAGGGCGCGGTGCGCTCGGGTCGTGAAGTCGCGGCCGCCGTGGCCCGCAACCTGGCCTGAGCCGTCGCCCTCGTTGCCAAGCCGTCGGGCGCCAGGCTAGACATGGGTCATGCCTGATCAAAAACGCGCCCGGCTGAGGCTCGTCGCCCAATCCCTGGTGGGCCCGTCCTTTGTCTCACCGGAGGACGCCGTATCCGCGTTCGGTGCCATGCAGGGTCAGGATCTGACCGGTGTGATCGCCTCGGCGGCGCTGCGCTCCCGGGGCGGCGCGGAGTCGGTGCTGGGCGCGATGGACAGCGGTGCCCTGGTGCGCGGCTACCCCATGCGGGGCACGGTCTTCCTGCTCCCAGGGCGGGATGCCGCCTGGATCACCGAACTCTGCGCAGGGCCGGCGCTGCGCGCCTCCGCGGCCCGGCGGCACTCCCTGGGCCTCGACGAGACGGACCTGGGCAAGGCGGACGAGGTTGCGACTGCTGCCCTCGCCGCTTCGCCCCTGCCGCGTAGCCAGCTCCTCGCACGCTGGACAGAGCACGGGATCACGACCGCCGACGGGCGGGGGTACCACCTGCTGACCACGCTGATCATGATGGGGCGCCTCATCTACGGGCCGTGGCACGACGGCGAGCAGCTGGTCGCCCTGGCGGAGGGCTGGCTGCCGGACGGGTCTGATCTGGCGGGACGCTTCAACGGGGAGCGCATCGACGCCGTGGCGGACCTGCTGAGGCGCTATCTCCTCAGTCACGGCCCCGCGACGATCCGCGACTTCGCGTGGTGGACCAAGCTCGCGCTGCGTGAGATCCGGGCGGCCCTCCCACTCATCGCGGGAGAGTTGGAGACCGACGGCGCCGACGAGGCGAGCTACTGGGCCCCCGGACTCCAGGAGCGGGCCGCCGGTCTGGGGCGCGAACCGTCGCGGCCTCTGCTGCTGCCCGGGTTCGACGAATTCGTCCTCGGCTACCAGGACCGGCTGTTCGCGATGACCGAGGCCGAGCATCACCGTCTCGTCCCCGGCAACAACGGTGTGTTCAAGCCCTCGATCGTGGCCGGTGGCCGGGTGCGCGGAGTCTGGAGGCGCGCCGGTCGGCCTGGCCGGCGACAGTTGGAGGTGGACGGTTTCGGGGACCTGCCGGCGAGCGTCGCGAAACGCCTCCCTGCGCTGTTCGAGGACTTCCCCTTCCCGGTCCCCTGAGCCGGGACCGGGAGACCCCAACGCGACGGTGGGCACGCCAACCGTCCGCCGCCAAGGCCAACCGGGAGCCCCGAACGCCAACTGACAGCGGGAAACGCCAACGGACAAGCCTGAATGCCGACGAGACTCAGCGACGCCCGCGATATCTCACGGGCGTCGCTGAGTCTCGCGGGCGTCACGAGATTCTGGTTGGCGTTCGGTGGTGTCGGTTGGCGTTTCGTGCTGACGGTTGGCGTCGGGGGCGCGTCACACGGCGGCGGCCCCGCGCTCGCCGGTGCGGATGCGGACCACTTCGTCGACGAGGGTGGACCACACCTTGCCGTCGCCGACCGCGCCGGTCCGGGCCGCCGCAGTGATGACGTCGATCACCGCTTCGGTCTCTTCATCCTCGACCAGGACCTCGATCTTGACCTTCGCGATGAAGTCGATCGTGTACTCCGCGCCACGGTAGACCTCCCGGTGCCCCCGCTGCCGGGCATACCCCGAGCATTCCGTGACTGTCATCCCCGCAATCCCGTGCCGCGCGAGCGCGATTTGGACGTTGGTGAGCATTGTGGGCTGGACGATTGCGGTGACGAGCCTCATCGTGAGGCCTCCTCTCGGACGGGGACGATCAGCGTCTGGCGGACGCCGTAGGTGGTGTAGCCGACCTGGCTGAGGTCGTAGCCGGTCTCGGCGTGCTCCGCGACGTCGATGCCCTGGGACTCGGCCGACTCCAGGATCCTGAGACCCATGGTCTTGTCGAGCACCTTGGCGATGACGAACGTCACGACGAAGGAGTAGACGAGCACCGCTCCGGCACCGAGGACCTGGCGCCACAGCTGATCAACCCCGCCGCCGTAGAAGAGGCCGGCCACTCCCGCGGGGGACGATGGATCGGCCAGGAAGCCGATGAGCAGGGTGCCCACCAGACCGCCGACGAGGTGGACGCCGACGACGTCGAGCGAATCGTCATAGCCAAGCTTGTTCTTCACGCCGATGGCGAAGGCGCAGCTGACGCCCGCCAGCAGGCCGATCACGAGGCCGCCGAGAGGGCTGACCGAGTTGGCCGCCGGCGTGATGCCGACGAGCCCTGCAACGATGCCGGAGGCTGCGCCCAGGCTGGTGGCGTGGCCGTCGCGGAGGCGTTCCACCACGAGCCAGCCCAGCATCGAGGCGGCGGTGGCGCCGAGCGTGTTGATCCACGCCACCCCCGCCGTCGCGTTGGCGCCCAGGGCCGACCCCGCATTGAAGCCGAACCAGCCGAACCACAGCAGGCCTGCACCGAGCATGACCAGCGTCAGGTTGTGCGGACGCATCGGGGTGCGGCCGAAGCCGAGACGGGGCCCGATCACGAGGCACAGCGCCAGGGCGGCCGCTCCAGCGTTGATGTGGATCGCCGTGCCGCCGGCGAAATCGAGGGCCTGGATCTGGTTGGCGATGAAGCCGCCGCGCTCGGCGGTGCCGCCGTCGAAGCTGAACACCCAGTGGGCTGCGGGGAAGTACACGACCAGGGCCCACACCGCGGCGAAGACAACCCAGGCGGAGAACTTCATCCGGTCGGCGACTGCGCCCGAGATGAGCGCGACCGCAATGATGGCGAAGGCTGCCTGGAACCCAGCGAACACGGCCGCCGGGATCGTGAAGGTGGCCTTCTCGGGGTCCATCAGACCCTCGAGGAAGAGGAACTCGAGCGGGTTGCCGACGACCCCGCCAATCGAGTTGCCGAAGGCCATCGAGTAGCCGATCACCACCCAGAGCACCCCGACGATGCCCATGGTGGTGATCGACATCATCAGCATGTTGAGGACGCTCTTGGCCCTCACCATGCCGCCGTAGAAGAACGCGAGACCGGGGGTCATGAGGAGCACGAGGGCCGCGCTCACGAGGACCCAGGCGGTGTCGCCCGTGTCAATTTCTAGAATCTCCATGGACGTGAATCATCGCGGGCTCCGATGTCGCCCGGGGTGCCGTCGCGTAACGGCTGGGTAAGGGATTCAGCCGTCATGTTGCGGGCTGTCACCGGCGTGTTACGGCGCTGTGTCCGAGATCAGCGCGCGTTCGCCGTCAGTGGTGCTTATCGGGTCGTGTGACGGCGTCGAGGTGGACATGGTCGAGGTCGCCCTCTCCGAGGGACTCCCACGAGCCGTCAAAGCTGAAGACCGTGTAGGCGGCCGTGGGGAACCAGCACTGGGCCTGATCGGCCTCGGCGCGGTTGCTGGCGTAGGCGAGTTCGGCCACCAGGCTCGGCACCGTCGGCGCGTGGCCCACCACCAGGAGGCACTCGACGTCGTCGCCCATCTCGGCGATGCGTTGGAGCATCGTCTCGGTACCGCCGTAATACAGGGCGTCCTGGAACTCGACCGGCACGTCGAGGCCCAGATGGGCGAAGGTCTCACGGGTGCGAACGGCTGACGACACGAGCGCGTAGTCGACGCCGAGCCCGCGCAGCGCCACCCCGGCCTCCTGCGCGTCCTGGACCCCACGCGGGTTGAGGCGCCGCGCCTTGTCTCCCTCGACGTGGTTGGCCTCAGTCTTCGCGTGTCGCATGAGTACGAGTCGTCGCATGCCGCGAGCCTACAAGTTTCAGGGCTTGACGGCGACGATCAGGTCGCGCCGGATCGACGAGTCGACGCGGTGGGCGAAGCGCTCCCACGCGTCCCCCTCGCGCACCCGGAGACCAGCGTCCGCCAACATCTGGGCCAGGTCCTCGCGCGACAGCCCGAACGTGTTCCACGACAGGCCCAGTGCGCCGCCGTGCATGAGTTGGCCCGCCCACACCGGGAGGGCCTCGCGGAGCAGGCCGGCTGGGGAGCGGTCGCGCTTGCCGGACACCCCCCGCACATCGGTGGTGGAGCCATGTGCCACGCCGTAGGGCGCGTCAGTGATGATCGCGTCGAACCGCTTCTTCCCGAAGAGCTCGGCCGACTGACGGGTGTCCCCGGTGAACGCAGTGACCCTGTGCCTGGCGTCGTCGGTGGAGATCTCAGCGTCGAAACGTTTGCCGATTGCCTTGCCCTCCCTCCGGACGGGGGTGACGTCGGCGGTGTGCTTGATCCGCTTCCGCCTGAGGTAGGTCTTGTAGTAGGAGACCATCTGCTCGAATGCCTTGGCGTCCCCCTCGACGCCGAACCCGTCGTGGCCGAGGAGGAGCGC containing:
- a CDS encoding TRM11 family SAM-dependent methyltransferase, producing MPRYLMLRSPSANRVYAGESGPLTAAELQLTAPFASEVADAELAGVSYLGFDAPALSDANLETVARQSACFALFEAEGELLRPVALPQPFTLDDDLITIPKYPGKTNEQFTQLLVNVTLSAVTREPTGPRQILDPLAGRGTTLSTALLLGHDGFGVEGDAKAFEQMVSYYKTYLRRKRIKHTADVTPVRREGKAIGKRFDAEISTDDARHRVTAFTGDTRQSAELFGKKRFDAIITDAPYGVAHGSTTDVRGVSGKRDRSPAGLLREALPVWAGQLMHGGALGLSWNTFGLSREDLAQMLADAGLRVREGDAWERFAHRVDSSIRRDLIVAVKP
- a CDS encoding alpha/beta hydrolase, with amino-acid sequence MSRSVKVTQTILGMIAIALVGALFLSGMVRGQNRDQPASPTTPGPHTPSAPAQGERLPGIPEQPIEGRETLPLDGPANPDRQLDYEPATAPKVEFLDSLGDHLAYATQVVDWELCESGEGQCATIKAPLDWDAPERDAIEVAVRRVPHGDSSRGPLFVNPGGPGFGGQDMAQSLAGRWQNFDTVGWDPRGTGESTHVVCGSFEETEAFMRLDASPDDPGEDEELRQGSAEFAQQCRDGSGPLLDHITTVDVVRDLDLIRHLLGAEKLNYVGVSYGTYVGAMYAELFPNSTGRLVLDAAVDITGDDEVAQSEGFELALNNFTAWCADSDLCSLGDDQAQINDDIDGFLTGLDDDPLDVDGRPLTQTLAATGIALFLYDTDEAYRTLDQVLADAMIGNGAGLLMAADILNGRSNNSYDTIAYAFPAMACVDGVDEGLDRVEEDWRETFEKAPIMAPNMGLGYTCQTWTADSAPQLKLTAAGAPPILVVGTTGDSATPYRQAVTMAEQLESGTLLTYEGAGHGAVTGDNKCVADAVDEYLYEGTPPEDGATCR
- a CDS encoding ammonium transporter, giving the protein MEILEIDTGDTAWVLVSAALVLLMTPGLAFFYGGMVRAKSVLNMLMMSITTMGIVGVLWVVIGYSMAFGNSIGGVVGNPLEFLFLEGLMDPEKATFTIPAAVFAGFQAAFAIIAVALISGAVADRMKFSAWVVFAAVWALVVYFPAAHWVFSFDGGTAERGGFIANQIQALDFAGGTAIHINAGAAALALCLVIGPRLGFGRTPMRPHNLTLVMLGAGLLWFGWFGFNAGSALGANATAGVAWINTLGATAASMLGWLVVERLRDGHATSLGAASGIVAGLVGITPAANSVSPLGGLVIGLLAGVSCAFAIGVKNKLGYDDSLDVVGVHLVGGLVGTLLIGFLADPSSPAGVAGLFYGGGVDQLWRQVLGAGAVLVYSFVVTFVIAKVLDKTMGLRILESAESQGIDVAEHAETGYDLSQVGYTTYGVRQTLIVPVREEASR
- a CDS encoding P-II family nitrogen regulator — translated: MRLVTAIVQPTMLTNVQIALARHGIAGMTVTECSGYARQRGHREVYRGAEYTIDFIAKVKIEVLVEDEETEAVIDVITAAARTGAVGDGKVWSTLVDEVVRIRTGERGAAAV
- a CDS encoding winged helix DNA-binding domain-containing protein, translated to MPDQKRARLRLVAQSLVGPSFVSPEDAVSAFGAMQGQDLTGVIASAALRSRGGAESVLGAMDSGALVRGYPMRGTVFLLPGRDAAWITELCAGPALRASAARRHSLGLDETDLGKADEVATAALAASPLPRSQLLARWTEHGITTADGRGYHLLTTLIMMGRLIYGPWHDGEQLVALAEGWLPDGSDLAGRFNGERIDAVADLLRRYLLSHGPATIRDFAWWTKLALREIRAALPLIAGELETDGADEASYWAPGLQERAAGLGREPSRPLLLPGFDEFVLGYQDRLFAMTEAEHHRLVPGNNGVFKPSIVAGGRVRGVWRRAGRPGRRQLEVDGFGDLPASVAKRLPALFEDFPFPVP
- a CDS encoding flavin monoamine oxidase family protein; amino-acid sequence: MLDCAIIGAGLAGLVAAQHLADRGLKVVVLEARDRVGGRVENKTLSDGSYVELGGQWIGPGFDALLEIIDGLGLETIGLPAAGNLAIRLRGKSLSVPSSEDGRTLTPFEVSDLGQGLLRLRRLAKRLRDDPAWRKANDAWLGQDLRRWVSTNLRTEGAQRRFAEVYQAAFGAMPKGATLLGGLHQVNSGPDLESMLASNGGLHQKRVAGGMAAVADALAEKLGGVVRLGKEVVRVEHDDASARIILADGEVIEAKQVISTLPPRLAVALPHEPALPDWRAEAADKVSAGNVIKAFLIYERPFWRELGLSGQSSADEGAVRVTFDTTAGDSERGHLMGFFEGADAASLARRSSTLRERAFVDSVVRTFGEVARNPVTYIERDWASEKFTGGCHGAHFAPGVWTTQGPVLARPEGVLHWAGAEYASRFNGYLEGAVRSGREVAAAVARNLA
- a CDS encoding SixA phosphatase family protein → MRRLVLMRHAKTEANHVEGDKARRLNPRGVQDAQEAGVALRGLGVDYALVSSAVRTRETFAHLGLDVPVEFQDALYYGGTETMLQRIAEMGDDVECLLVVGHAPTVPSLVAELAYASNRAEADQAQCWFPTAAYTVFSFDGSWESLGEGDLDHVHLDAVTRPDKHH